From the genome of Triticum aestivum cultivar Chinese Spring unplaced genomic scaffold, IWGSC CS RefSeq v2.1 scaffold193000, whole genome shotgun sequence:
ACCAACATCACCATTTCTTCCTTCACTATACTGACCATAGCCTGCACCGAGACCTGATGCCCTCCCAGAACCACTGCCACCATATTGGCTACTACCACCCCCTCCGCCTCCACCGGCACCGTTTGCATGTACACCACTGCTAGAACTCTGGCCAGACCCAGACCCAGCTCCAGAACCTGAGCCAGCACCACTCACTTCACCCCCGCCCTCCCCTCCTCCATAGCCCGTTCCGTAGGTACTAGCATATCTAGTCACCCTTGCAGCATTGCCTAATCCAATGCTCAAGAGACCAATAAAACTAAGAGCTACTAGCTAGTTTTGTGCCTGTCATTATGAGAGACCGAGATGATGTGGGTTGCTAGTGAAAGCTTCCATGTGGTGGTTATTTATAGAGCTAGAGGCGGTAGATTTTTATCTTACTAGC
Proteins encoded in this window:
- the LOC123172728 gene encoding glycine-rich cell wall structural protein 2-like, with the translated sequence LVALSFIGLLSIGLGNAARVTRYASTYGTGYGGGEGGGEVSGAGSGSGAGSGSGQSSSSGVHANGAGGGGGGGSSQYGGSGSGRASGLGAGYGQYSEGRNGDVGGFSSTGGTGGGDGGGQASGGQGSSGHGSGKGVASGSSDATNNYYTGNSNAEAHANTIGSGSGYGTNGGSAGGTGAGSAFADANP